The sequence ACAGATCCCACTTCTTAGTAAAGAAGAGGAAATTGAAATTAGTAAAAAAATCGAACTAGGCGAAGATATTATCATTGATGCATTTTGCTCTGTTCCATATCTAATTGATTTTATCTTAGACTATAAAGAGCCATTAATCAATAGAGAGCGCCGAGTTAAAGAGCTATTTAGAAGCTTTGATGAGGAAGAAGCTGATGAAGAAAATGACGATGATATCGAAGAGGATTACATAGAAGATGATGAGTCAAATGAGACACAAAAACAGCCTAAAAAGCTTGATAAAAGAGCTGAAAAGGTAATAGAAAGTTTCAAAGCATTAGAAAAAGCTAAAAAAGATTGGCTAAAAATCGCTTCAAAACAAAATATCTCTATAGAAAACGAAGTTGATCTAAGTGCAAAACTAAATTTAACATTCAAAAAAAAGGTCTTAAAAGATAAATTAATGGATTTAGGTCCAACTAGCAAATTAATCAATGAGATTGTAAAATCTATTGAAACTGCTTTAAAAAGTGATACTGACTTTGATAAAGAGCTTAAAAGGCTTGAGTATAGACTTCCGATGTTTAGCGCTGAATTAAGAAAAAATCACCAACAAATCTTAAAAGATATCACCAAACTAAGCAAAGAAGATGTAATAGCTAGAGTCCCAGAAGCTACAATGGTATCTACATATATGGAGATCAAAAAGCTATTTCAAACCAAAGAAGCGAGCAAAACCGGCTTTAACCTAGATCCAAAAGATTTAAAAAATATCTTAAATCAGATCAAAAAAGGCAAAAATATCAGCGATGACGCTAAAGCCAAAATGGCAAAATCAAATTTACGCCTAGTTGTCAGCATAGCCAAAAAATATACTAATCGTGGGTTGCCGTTTTTAGATCTTATCCAAGAGGGTAATATAGGCCTTATGAAAGCTGTGGATAAATTCGAGTATAAAAAGGGATTTAAATTCTCCACATACGCCACATGGTGGATAAGACAAGCTATCAGCAGAGCTATCGCTGATCAAGCTAGGACTATTAGAATTCCAATCCATATGATTGAAACTATTAACCGAATTAATAAGATAAATAGAAAATATGTCCAAGAAGAAGGCAAAGAGCCAGATGTTTCAATTATTGCTAAAGAGGTTGGCCTAAGTGTTGACAAGGTCAAACAAGTTATCAAAATCACCAAAGAGCCAATAAGCCTAGAAGCTCCAATAGGTAGCGAAGATGATGGTAAATATGGTGACTTTGTAGAGGATAGAAGCGCATTAAGCCCGATGGAAGCAATATTAAAAGCTGATTTAAAAGAGCAAATTGATGAAGTTTTAGACCAGTTAAATGATAGAGAAAAAGCTGTAATTAGAATGAGATTTGGTCTATTAGATGATGAGAGTGATAGAACTCTTGAAGAGATTGGCAAGGAATTAAATGTAACTAGAGAGCGTGTCAGACAGATTGAAAGCTCAGCAATCAAAAAGCTAAAACACCCAAAAGTTGGTCGCAAACTAAAAAACTATATTGAGGGGTAAATTTGCAAGGGTTATGTGCTTTGAAATTTAAATCACTATGCCAAAAAATTAAATTTAAAGGCTCTACCCCCCCCTATTTTCTGAATTTTAAGGGGAAAATATGCTACACTCAGCTCACAAAATACTAAGCCAAAGCGCTAAGGCCATGCCGCAAAAACTAGCATTTATCACCCCTAGTGACTCTATAACTTATATTAGCCTAGATGAGAAAAGTAGCGCCCTAGCTACACAAATTTTAAATTTAAATATCAATAAATCACCAATTTTAATAATTCTACCAAAGGGAATTGAGGCTATTATTAGCTTTTTTGGAGTGTTAAAAAGTGGTAATTTTTATACTATAATAGATGAAAATATGCCACTTGAGAGAATTGATAAAATAATTCGCACACTCTGCCCTGCTTTGCTTATTACTAGCAAGGATTTAGCGCTAAATTTGGATTTATTAACCATTTTTATTGATGACTTACCAGGTTTTAAACCTGATCAAACCATTCTAAATAGTGTTAAAATTATTGATACAGATTTAGCCTATACGCTATTTACTAGCGGAAGCACTGGCGAGCCAAAGGGCGTTAGTATCAGCCATAAAAGCCTAATAGATTTTACCATTGCTTGTGTGAATGATTTAGCAATCGATGATAGTCATGTAATAGCCAATCAAGCGCCATTTTATTTTGATTTAAGCGTTTTTGATATCTATGTTAATACCTTTGTTGGTGCTACTACTCATATTTTACCAAGCTCTATTTTTGCTTTTCCGCTTAAAGTAGTTGAGTATCTAATCACAAATAGCGTTACTACCATTCTTTGGGTGCCAAGTGTGTTAATATATTTTGCTAATTCTAATGCCCTAAATGGAGCAAATTTATCCCTTAAAATGATAATATCTTGTGGCGAGATGATGCCTACAAAACAGCTAAATTACTGGATAAAATCCATTAAAAATGCTAAATTTTATAATATGTATGGCCCTACTGAAACAACTCTAGCAAGCTCATACTATATGGTTAATAGAGAGCTTAGAGATGATGAAATTTTACCAATTGGCAAGGCTTTTAGTAATACTGAACTTTTAGTCTTTGATGAAAATATGAAACTTATTACTAAACCAAATATAAAAGGTGAGCTATACATTAGAGGTTCAGGGCTAAGCTATGGCTACTATAACGACCCAGTTAAGACAGCTAAGGCTTTTATCCAAAATCCTTTACAAAGTAGCTACGCTGAGCCAATCTATAAAACTGGCGATATCGTAGCATATGATGAACATGGTGATTTGATATATTATGGTAGACAAGATTCGCAAATTAAACTTAACGGCTTTAGAATTGAACTTGGCGAGATTGAGACAGTACTTGGAACACATCCTGATATTTATAGAGTTGCGTGCATTTTTAAAGATTATCAAATCATTGCATTTTATGAGAGTGCTAATGTGATTACAAATTTAAAAGAATTTTTAAAATCAAAACTCCAAGAGTATATGATTCCACGCAAATTTATCTATAAAAATAAATTCAAACTAAATCAAAATGGAAAAATTGACAAGGAAGCGCTAAAAAATGAGTGAAGCTAAAATTTTGTTAAATGAGATTGGTAGAGATGATATTAGTGATGATAGCTCAAATTTATTAGATTGTGGGCTAATTGATAGCATTGATATTATATCCTTAGTTGCTGCTATGGCGGCACGATATGGGAAGGATTTAGATGCAAAGTTTTTAAGTGCAGAGAATTTCCAAAGTATCGCTGCATTAGATAAGATGATAAAAGAGGCATATGGAGTATAAAATGGATTATGAAAAAGAGTATATTTACGCCCCAAAGTGCTATGAGAGTTGCGCTGGGTATTGCTGTGCTGGGTTTACTAATCCAAATTTTAAGCTAATTCGCTCAAATTTCATCGCTTTACCACTTTTTGATATAGAGTATCAAGAGTATCTAAAAGCAGGTGCTATAAATGGCATGGAAGTAGCCAAAAAGAGTGAAAAATTTAAATTAAAAGGCGGACAAACAATAATCCTACACTGGCTTCACTGCGATAAAAAGGGGCTTTGTAATCCTCACGCCAATCGTCCATTAGTTTGCAAGTTATATCCGATCTTACCTAAAGTTAGCCCAAATGGTGAGATTTTAGGATTTTTTAACGGTACGATTTTTGATCTATTCTTTAGTGATAAATCTCATCCTTGTACTCTTATAAGAGAAAATAGACAAGAAACTCAAGATATGCTAAAAGCCAATTTAAAAGATCTTTTAAAAGATCCAAATTATATATTTATATTTATGGTAGCAAATATCGCAGTAGAGCATTTGCAAAACTATATAAAAGCTAAATTTGGCACATATATCATTGATAATATAGCGCCTAATAAGTTAGCTGAGTTTTGGAATGAAGTAGAGATGGCAATGGTGCTTAGACGTGCGTGGAATACGCATGAATTTGCCTTTGATATAGAAAAAACATATAAAAGCGTAGCCCAAATTTGGGGTGAGTTTTTACCAATTGAACCATGAATTTAGATGAAAAACTAAAAAAATCTGAGCGCCTAGAGAGTCGTCCGACTTACTATATAACTGAGTATATTTGGCGAGTTTTGATAATCCAAAGATTTATCTTGCCTCCACTCTTGCATACAGCTATTACGCCAAATTTAATTACAATCTTTGGTATGGCTTGCACTTTGCTAAGCTTTGCTTTGCTTTATAATGGATATAATGTTCTTAGTGGAATTTTTTATATTATTTATAGCTTAGCTGATCATACAGATGGAATGCTTGCTAGGCTTAGGGGACAAAGTAGCACTTTGGGTCATTATATGGACTATGCTAGTGATTATATAGCGTGGTTTGGTTTAATAGTTTTGGCTGGATATTTATATGATATTAATGCTTTTTTAGTGAGTTTTATATGTGTTATTTTACTTTTTCATCAGCAATTTTGTAAGCATTTTATCCATGCTCGTCTAAAAAAGCTTAAAAATATCCACCGATTTGGGTTAAAAAAGTGGCTTTTAGAGCGTGGGTTTTTACTTGGGATTGATGCGAGTTTATTAGCGTGGATTTTAGCCTTTGGGATATTTAGTGGTGAGTTTGAAATTTGCTTTTATATCCTTGGGATGATATATATTTTAGATATCATTTATAGACTTTTTGAGTTAAATTTGAATTTCAAAATACAAAAAAAATTAGGGGGGGGGTAGATGGACTTTAAAGACAAAACCTATATCATAACTGGTGCCACATCAGGTATAGGTAGATGTATAGCTCGTACTCTAGCTAAAAAGGGCGCTAGACTCTTATTGCTTGGTAGGGATATTAAAAGATTAAATTCACTCAAAAATGAACTAAGCTTAATAAGTCAAACCAGTCATAATGTAGCAGTTTTTGACTCTAATAATTTAGATAGTATTGAGAGCGCCGTGGCTGAATTTGCTAGCAAATTTAAATTAAATGGCTTTATTCATAGTGCTGGAGCTCTCAATCCAATGCTACTGCGTGATCTAAATTTAGCCAAAATGCATGAGTTAATAAATATAAATCTATTAACATTTTTTGCGCTTGCAAAATCTGCACTAAGGCATGGTAGATACGCCAAGAGCGACACTAGTATAGTAGCTATTAGCTCTATGGCTGCATTTGGTGCTGAGCCTGGTCTAAGCGTATATAGTGCTAGCAAGGCTGCACTAAATTCAGCTGTACGAAGTTTGGCTAAAGAGTATTCTAAAAAAGGAGTTCGCATAAATGCTGTAGCGCCATTATTTGTCAATACACCAATGTATGAGAGCTTTACTAGCGAATTTATATCTCAAGAAACTCAAAATGAACGATTAAAAGAGATAATGCCACTTGGGTTGATTGAGCCTAAAGAGGTGGCTGATTCGGTTTTGTTTTTGCTTAGTTCTAAAGCTAGTAGAATTACTGGAGAGTGTCTTAAAATCAGCTCAGGGGGGGGGGATTTAGGCTTTGGTAATTCTAAATTTGAGTGTTAAAAAGGAAAGCAATATATGAAAATTGCATACTATCTACCAAATGAGCGTGTAGATAATGAATATTTTGCAACCTTAGCTAATAGCGATGAGTGGAGCTGCGAACAAATTTATAAAAAATCTGGTATCTTAAGCCGCCACAAAGCCGCTAATGATGAGCTAACTAGCGACCTAGCTGCTAAAGCTGCTTTGAATTTAAGTAAAGAGTATGATATAGACCTTAGCGATATAGATACGCTATTGCTTTGCACTCAATCTCCTGAGTATCTACAGCCAGCAACTGTCTATCTGCTTCATCATAAGCTAAATTTACCTAAAACAACAAACGCTATGGAGATAAATATAGCGTGTAGTGGCTACATTCATGGTCTATTAGTGGCTAAATCATTAATACTATCTAATAGCGCTAAAAAAGTATTACTATGTACAGCTGATATGTGTTTTAAAATGTTTGAGCATAGCGATATGGCTCAAAGGATACTCTTTGGTGATGGAGCTAGTGCTACGATAATTGATGAGAGTAACGCTCATAAAATTGCTCGGGTGATTAGCGGTACAGATGGGAGTGGATTTTTTAGTATGTATAAACACCATGGAGGTTATGCTAGTCCATTTAATGGGCAAGATCCAAAAGATATAGCCCTAACAATGAATGGCCCTGAGGTTTTTTTATTCACTATTAGAGAGGTACCAAATTTAGTTAGGCAAACTCTAAAAGCAAATAATTTAAACAGTGATGATATTGACTTTTTTGTCTTTCATCAAGCAAATTTATTAATTTTAGAAGCCATTACTAAATCGCTTAAACTTGAGCGCTCAAAGGTAATTTTTGATATAGAAAATATAGGTAACACATCATCATCAAGTGTGCCAATTGCCCTAAAAAGAGCCATAGAAAATGGCACTATAAAACCAAGCCATAAAGTTCTAATAGCTGGTTTTGGCATTGGGCTTGCATGGAGTGCTACAGTAATAGAGATCTAAAAGGATAAAAATGGATACAAAAATAGCAAAATTTAAAGATGTAATAGAATGTGATGAGACTCTAACACCGCAAACCCCGCTAGACTCCATAGCCGAGTGGGACTCAATGGGTAAGATTAGTACAATTGTAATGTTGGCTGATGATTATGGTTATACGCTTACATTTGATGAGTTAAAAAAACTAAGTATTGTTGGTGATATTTTGGATTTGATGAATGAGTGAATTTAATAGATATGGCGTCAAAATCGAAAAATTAAAGCTAAAAGATATAGAGATTTTGCGAAGTTGGAGAAATGACCCTAAAATCGCTAAATTAATGCTAAGCCAAAATGGTACACACATCACCAAAGAAGAGCAATTAAAATGGTTTAACTCTATCCAAAATCAGCCAAATTCGCTATATTACATGGCTTTTGTGGGTGGCGTGGCTATTGGGTATTTTTGTTTTCAGCAAATTGATTGGCAAGCTCACACGGCAATACCAGGCGAAATCATCTCTATGCCACAGTACCTAGACGAAGCTAGAATCACGCTTGGGGCATACTACGCTATTTATGATATGGGCTTTGAAAATTTAGGTCTTAAAAAGCTAAAAGCATATTGCAAACTAGAAAACAAACGAGCCATCCGTATGGCAAGATTGCTAAATTTTCAAACCACTCACACAGATAATCAATGCATATATTTTGAGCTTGACAAAGATGATTACTACCAAATGCGAGATAGCCTGATAGCTAAACTTGGTTTAGCGTGATTAGGATTGGCGCGAGGATTAATTTTATAATTTTTGCGCTTTTAAATGCTATATTATTTTGATTAAAAATCTTATGGTAATCATCCATATATCCAAAAATATAAAAAGACGAAGTTTTATCTAAAGCCATAGGGGGGGGTTGTATTTCCCCACTTTCGTGGGGCAAGGCTAATAAGCCTTGACAACAATTATACAAAGTAGTATAATTATCGCAAATACAAATTTTAGCATTTTATTCTTTCTCCTTTCTATGGAGACAGAATTTGCCGTAGGGGTTCCAGCCCTATGGCATATCCCCATAACGAAATTATATCATTATAATCTTCTAATTTATCTTAAATTTAGCGTTGTCTGTGCTTATCTCTTTTCCTATTAGAGCTATCAGATATAATCAAAGTTTCGATTTGATTTAAAATATCTTGTGCGTATCCATCTGTGATATTAATCTCATATTTGCTTATTAGCTTATGATTTAATATCTCATCTTTTAGTAGCAAATTTAACTCATCTTCTCCAGAATAAATAATCTTTTCTCTTATACTAAACAGAGTATTTTCTTTAAAATAATGCGGATATTCTTTTAATAAATATCCTAAATCAAAAAAATCTCTAATCTTGTCTCTACCACTAAACGCAATAGCTTTCATCTCTATAAGATCTTCTATACAATATACATTTACATTATCAAATTTATTATATTTTAATCTATTTGAATTTAATAGTGATTTATTTCTACTGCTAATTTCAATTTTTAAAGGATATTTGCCTAGATGCGAAACAGAGCCATAATCAATCATAAATCTAAAAACCATATCAGTATCTTTTTTGATGCTAATGTTCCACTTATTAAAGTCTTTACATTGTTTTAGCCTATTAATACAATTCATATTGCTAGTCAAACAATCAAAATCCAAATCCTCAGAATATCTATTTAAGCCATAATACAAGCTTAAAGCCGTTCCACCTTTTAGAATAAATTTATCTCCAAAATATGGAAGTATATTTTTAATGAAATCTATTCTTTCTTGTTGATACTCTTCTAGCATTATTATTCTTTGTCAGCAAAATAAAGCTTTGTAAGCTCATATTTCATAAAATCATCGACTTCTTTATTAAAATTTATAGACTTTAAATAGCCAAAAAGCTCTTTTTCATCTTCATCATCCAAGTAGTCTCTAACGCAGTTTTTCAAGCCAGTGAATTCTTTCATATAGACCAAATCAGCAATAGCCCTTGCGAAACTAGCTACATATTCATCTCTATTAAGCATAGGTATGAAGCGTTTTTTTATACCTTTATTTCCTAGAATTTCATTATATTTATATTTTTTTACATTATCTTTATTACTTAAAAAGCAAAGTGGATGCCAATCTGCCACCAAGCCTTTTTCATTTGGGATATTCAAAGCTTCCCAACCAGATATATACTCTTTCATTTTAATTTCTTACTAAAATATATCTTCCGCAAATAAACTTTCGCTTCGCCATTAGGGCGTAAGTTTTTAGTGTTGTGATTTTCGTTTTTTGCTTTGTTTATATGCTTTATAGCTAACAAACGCAAATAATACGATAGTTATGGCTAAAATAAGATTTTGACCAGCCATTGCTACTCCTTTTTTTCTAATTTTATACAAATCCACATAATCCCAACACTTAATGTTGTGATTAAAAAAGATTGTATCGTAAAAACGCCATTTAGTAAGGCGAAACTTCCATTAACAAATAAGCCTAAGCCTATGTTTTTAATTAGCTCATTCATTTTTGTATTTTAGCATAAATCCATCGCACACATTATATATGGCTAACTTTTCTCCATTCAAGCCATCATAAAATTTGGTGTGCTTTACTTTGCAATTTGTAAAATCAATCATTCTAAAATATACCTTTTCCGAGTTCAACCGCACCAAGACAAATCAATGTTATCCAAAGAGACAAAATAAAAAACGCCCAAAATCTTGCGTATCCATAAATATAATCAACAAGGTCGTCTCCAAGCCATTTCTTTACTTTACGAGTAATGCCAATCTTATGAAATATCCAAAGCGGAAGAAGAACAAATAATGGAATAAACATCATAGGCACAGCCATTATATAAGGTATAATATTTTTATGGACAACTCCATATTTGACAAGAATTGTCAATAATATAAAAACCGCAAATGGGGCAATCATCCAAAATATTTTAGGTTTAAAACCTTTTTTCCAAAAATTTTTTCTAGTATCTCTTTCAAATTCACTAGTCCGAACTCCAAATTCTGCTATCTTCATAACTCTTCTCTGTTTATCGTGCATATCTTCCATTCCGATACTCCTTTAATTTAATTAATAAAATTATAACTAAAATAATAGCAAAATATACTAAAAATCAGAATAAAATTATTAAATTAATGATTTTATTAATCTAATAATCATTAATCAATGAACATTTTTAAGTTTGATAAAACCTTAAAAACAAGTAACCAAGAAAATATATAAACAACCGCCATAAACGCACAAAACACCCCTTAAAATCCGAAAAAAGAGAAAAACAATATAATCTATCACAAAAAAATCAAAAGCTCTTAAAACTCAATTTTGTGATAATTAAAGATATTGATATATATAAATTGAATTTTTAGAAAGAAAAAAAGCTTAAACAAAATTTTTATGAAAATAAGAGTTGTAATACATTAAAGATAATATATTTTTATATATGAATTAAAAAACAAAAGATTGAAGTCATATTTATGAATTCTAACTTTAATCAATACTCTGCTAAATCCGTTATCTAAAGACAAGATATAAACTTTCAATATAACTATAAATAAAAACAAGAGTATAAAATACAACTATATAATATGTAATTTCTACAATCTTATTTTTCATTTTAAGAAATTTACCATAATTATAATCAGTATTTTTTATAGTTTCAGAACTCTCATATTCCAAAACAAAAAATGTATTATATATATAATAAATAGCAAGAGGAGCAACCAAAATACCCAAAATACTAAAAATAAGAAAAAATACAAAAAAAGCTGCCATATCCCAATTCTCCTTTAATTTATTAGAATAATTATAACCAAAAAATCCTTAGCTTGGAAATTTAAAATTCCCAAGCTTTGAGATTAGAATTATAAAATTCTAGATTTTAAGGGCTTACATCATACCGCCCATTCCACCCATACCGCCCATATCAGGCATTGCTGGCATAGCTGGTTTATCCTCTTTGATTTCGCTTACTGTAGCTTCTGTAGTAAGTAGCAAGCTAGCTACGCTAACAGCATTTT is a genomic window of Campylobacter devanensis containing:
- a CDS encoding phosphopantetheine-binding protein codes for the protein MSEAKILLNEIGRDDISDDSSNLLDCGLIDSIDIISLVAAMAARYGKDLDAKFLSAENFQSIAALDKMIKEAYGV
- a CDS encoding amino acid adenylation domain-containing protein; this translates as MLHSAHKILSQSAKAMPQKLAFITPSDSITYISLDEKSSALATQILNLNINKSPILIILPKGIEAIISFFGVLKSGNFYTIIDENMPLERIDKIIRTLCPALLITSKDLALNLDLLTIFIDDLPGFKPDQTILNSVKIIDTDLAYTLFTSGSTGEPKGVSISHKSLIDFTIACVNDLAIDDSHVIANQAPFYFDLSVFDIYVNTFVGATTHILPSSIFAFPLKVVEYLITNSVTTILWVPSVLIYFANSNALNGANLSLKMIISCGEMMPTKQLNYWIKSIKNAKFYNMYGPTETTLASSYYMVNRELRDDEILPIGKAFSNTELLVFDENMKLITKPNIKGELYIRGSGLSYGYYNDPVKTAKAFIQNPLQSSYAEPIYKTGDIVAYDEHGDLIYYGRQDSQIKLNGFRIELGEIETVLGTHPDIYRVACIFKDYQIIAFYESANVITNLKEFLKSKLQEYMIPRKFIYKNKFKLNQNGKIDKEALKNE
- a CDS encoding CDP-alcohol phosphatidyltransferase family protein, with translation MNLDEKLKKSERLESRPTYYITEYIWRVLIIQRFILPPLLHTAITPNLITIFGMACTLLSFALLYNGYNVLSGIFYIIYSLADHTDGMLARLRGQSSTLGHYMDYASDYIAWFGLIVLAGYLYDINAFLVSFICVILLFHQQFCKHFIHARLKKLKNIHRFGLKKWLLERGFLLGIDASLLAWILAFGIFSGEFEICFYILGMIYILDIIYRLFELNLNFKIQKKLGGG
- the rpoD gene encoding RNA polymerase sigma factor RpoD, with the protein product MSAAKEMFAQIEELFRENAKSYVTFEQLVRLFDKAPTAGLIKKIESLAELHKIQLISAVEAAKQKTIQEAKKSAITDPQKASEANLEDEFDLSSESDLLEWSRSDSPVRMYLREMGQIPLLSKEEEIEISKKIELGEDIIIDAFCSVPYLIDFILDYKEPLINRERRVKELFRSFDEEEADEENDDDIEEDYIEDDESNETQKQPKKLDKRAEKVIESFKALEKAKKDWLKIASKQNISIENEVDLSAKLNLTFKKKVLKDKLMDLGPTSKLINEIVKSIETALKSDTDFDKELKRLEYRLPMFSAELRKNHQQILKDITKLSKEDVIARVPEATMVSTYMEIKKLFQTKEASKTGFNLDPKDLKNILNQIKKGKNISDDAKAKMAKSNLRLVVSIAKKYTNRGLPFLDLIQEGNIGLMKAVDKFEYKKGFKFSTYATWWIRQAISRAIADQARTIRIPIHMIETINRINKINRKYVQEEGKEPDVSIIAKEVGLSVDKVKQVIKITKEPISLEAPIGSEDDGKYGDFVEDRSALSPMEAILKADLKEQIDEVLDQLNDREKAVIRMRFGLLDDESDRTLEEIGKELNVTRERVRQIESSAIKKLKHPKVGRKLKNYIEG
- a CDS encoding nucleotidyl transferase AbiEii/AbiGii toxin family protein, with the protein product MLEEYQQERIDFIKNILPYFGDKFILKGGTALSLYYGLNRYSEDLDFDCLTSNMNCINRLKQCKDFNKWNISIKKDTDMVFRFMIDYGSVSHLGKYPLKIEISSRNKSLLNSNRLKYNKFDNVNVYCIEDLIEMKAIAFSGRDKIRDFFDLGYLLKEYPHYFKENTLFSIREKIIYSGEDELNLLLKDEILNHKLISKYEINITDGYAQDILNQIETLIISDSSNRKRDKHRQR
- a CDS encoding SDR family NAD(P)-dependent oxidoreductase, with protein sequence MDFKDKTYIITGATSGIGRCIARTLAKKGARLLLLGRDIKRLNSLKNELSLISQTSHNVAVFDSNNLDSIESAVAEFASKFKLNGFIHSAGALNPMLLRDLNLAKMHELININLLTFFALAKSALRHGRYAKSDTSIVAISSMAAFGAEPGLSVYSASKAALNSAVRSLAKEYSKKGVRINAVAPLFVNTPMYESFTSEFISQETQNERLKEIMPLGLIEPKEVADSVLFLLSSKASRITGECLKISSGGGDLGFGNSKFEC
- a CDS encoding GNAT family N-acetyltransferase, translating into MSEFNRYGVKIEKLKLKDIEILRSWRNDPKIAKLMLSQNGTHITKEEQLKWFNSIQNQPNSLYYMAFVGGVAIGYFCFQQIDWQAHTAIPGEIISMPQYLDEARITLGAYYAIYDMGFENLGLKKLKAYCKLENKRAIRMARLLNFQTTHTDNQCIYFELDKDDYYQMRDSLIAKLGLA
- a CDS encoding ketoacyl-ACP synthase III — encoded protein: MKIAYYLPNERVDNEYFATLANSDEWSCEQIYKKSGILSRHKAANDELTSDLAAKAALNLSKEYDIDLSDIDTLLLCTQSPEYLQPATVYLLHHKLNLPKTTNAMEINIACSGYIHGLLVAKSLILSNSAKKVLLCTADMCFKMFEHSDMAQRILFGDGASATIIDESNAHKIARVISGTDGSGFFSMYKHHGGYASPFNGQDPKDIALTMNGPEVFLFTIREVPNLVRQTLKANNLNSDDIDFFVFHQANLLILEAITKSLKLERSKVIFDIENIGNTSSSSVPIALKRAIENGTIKPSHKVLIAGFGIGLAWSATVIEI